The following proteins are encoded in a genomic region of Tigriopus californicus strain San Diego chromosome 6, Tcal_SD_v2.1, whole genome shotgun sequence:
- the LOC131882630 gene encoding uncharacterized protein C19orf47 homolog, giving the protein MSTSVGEWVEFFVGAGIPSRESAQYAQTFHSHRISMEMLLDLNKEYLRDMGITVLGDIIAILKHAKEVQGNMTSHRVLQGSSASHALATPPTAAGSRPAVTPVMNPDSTMAKDTHPLPAMSRRPSGDHERDRSRSQSNANPVSPPTVSARLGPPAPRRFAEFKKDNVFRRLADVPVTQPEISSSRSVSMRPPEDTTVRSVFKRVGQATPTNGSSSKSNKSNPVEESRPKKKKYIMVRTLSDGSKIRQIVSPDDPILERVQVTKRVPSTPPSGAVRPFVATTRFPAAPPSSLSSSREPLRKKRKPISPPRDDPPRSSSRSYQIRRSDEPHQRIHERLEGGSRHRFESSRMSDSQLPATTQGPKRSDPGSSRMYSDDYSNKMSHRVGRKRTL; this is encoded by the exons ATGAGCACAAGTGTGGGCGAATGGGTGGAGTTCTTCGTGGGGGCGGGAATTCCCTCGCGCGAATCGGCCCAATACGCCCAAACCTTTCATTCGCATCGAATCTCCATGGAAATGCTCCTGGATCTCAACAAA GAATATCTCCGAGATATGGGCATCACGGTCTTGGGCGACATCATTGCCATTCTCAAGCATGCCAAAGAAGTCCAGGGCAACATGACCTCGCACCGTGTCCTCCAGGGATCCTCGGCCTCGCATGCTTTGGCCACGCCCCCCACGGCCGCCGGGAGTCGACCCGCTGTAACACCAGTCATGAACCCCGACTCCACCATGGCCAAGGATACTCATCCATTGCCCGCGATGTCCCGGAGGCCGTCGGGCGATCATGAGCGTGATCGCTCACGTTCTCAGAGCAATGCTAACCCGGTGAGCCCGCCCACGGTGTCCGCCCGTTTAGGCCCACCCGCGCCTCGTCGATTCGCCGAGTTCAAGAAGGATAACGTATTCCGACGTTTAGCAGATGTGCCCGTTACTCAACCCGAG ATTTCTTCGTCCCGGTCGGTGTCCATGCGACCTCCAGAGGACACCACAGTTCGATCCGTGTTCAAACGTGTGGGTCAAGCCACACCCACCAACGGATCAAGCTCCAAATCCAACAAATCAAATCCCGTAGAGGAGAGCCgtcccaagaagaagaaatacaTTATGGTCCGCACTCTATCTGATGGATCCAAAATTCGTCAAATCGTCTCGCCGGATGATCCGATTCTCGAGCGGGTCCAAGTGACCAAACGGGTCCCGTCAACCCCGCCTTCCGGAGCAGTCCGACCATTTGTAGCTACAACCAGATTCCCGGCGGCCCCGCCTTCTTCATTATCTTCGTCTCGCGAGCCTCTGCGCAAGAAGCGCAAGCCCATTTCTCCGCCCAGAGATGATCCGCCTAGAAGCTCGTCGCGTTCGTATCAGATTCGCCGTAGCGATGAACCTCACCAAAGGATCCACGAAAG GTTGGAGGGCGGATCCCGACATCGATTTGAAAGCTCGAGGATGTCCGACTCACAACTTCCTGCAACAACCCAAGGGCCCAAAAGGTCGGATCCAGGATCCTCCCGGATGTACAGTGACGACTACAGTAACAAAATGTCACACAGAGTCGGTCGGAAGAGAACTTTGTGA